CGAGTGCGGCGATCGTAGCGTGGCAGGCAGGCGGATCGGGTTTCGGCGCTCACGGGCGGCTGGCCCGATCTGTACGGCCGCTCACACGTGCGCAGGCCGATCCGCCGCACACCGCCCATGCGGTGTAGACTCGGTGACAACACCGCGGCAATGAGCACCTAATACCCCGGCGCCGGAGGGCCGCATGTCCTGGATTCGTGAGGTCGAGCTGCCGCCGGACGATCCCTGGGCGCAGGCCAACATCATGCGCTGCATGAGCATCGACCCGCCGATGCTGCGCGCCGTGGCCCAGCTCAGCCGCACCGTGACCTTCGGCGGCAGTACGCTGACGCGCGTGCAGGAAGAGCTGATCGCCACCACCGTTTCGACCTGCAACCGCTGCCGCTACTGAACGATCTCGCACGGGGCGTTGCTCCGTCATGAAGCCGGCGACGACGCGCTCGCCAACCACGCCATCCACAACGAGGACGACCCGGCGCTCGGCCCACGCGAGCGCGCCATGGCCGCCTACGCCCGCAAGCTCACGCGCGAGCCCTGGAGCATGACCGCGGCCGATCTGGACGGCCTGCGCGGGACCGGCCTCTCCGAGGAGCAGGTGCTGGACGTGGTCGCGGTCGCCTGTCTGTTCAACTTCATGACGCGCCTGGCCGACGGCCTCGGCGTGGACATCGAAGAGCGCAAGGCGGCCGCCGTGCGCCCCTGGCTGGAGCAGCGAACCGGCGCGGGCTGGGATTTTCTGCGCCTGCCGCCGGCGACGGCCCGGCGCTCCGCCGCGGACTGAGGCGATGGAGGAGCCGTCCGAAGCGATCCAGACGGTCGCCTTGCCCCGCTGCGGGCAGTGCGGGCGCGTGCTGCGGCCGGGATTCCGCCTGCGCGGCGGCGACCTGCGCTGCGGCCAGCACGTGATCCAGCATCCGGCGGTCTGGAAGCGATCGCTGGCCACGGCCGCGATCGTCGGCACCGTGCTCACGGCGATCAACCAGGGCAACTTCATCCTCGGCCACGGCTTTTCCCAGCAGATCCTGCTGAAGATGGGGCTGACCTACTGCGTGCCGTTCTGCGTTT
This genomic stretch from Dehalococcoidia bacterium harbors:
- the nrtS gene encoding nitrate/nitrite transporter NrtS, translated to MEEPSEAIQTVALPRCGQCGRVLRPGFRLRGGDLRCGQHVIQHPAVWKRSLATAAIVGTVLTAINQGNFILGHGFSQQILLKMGLTYCVPFCVSTSGALGAARIRPETPGG